The proteins below come from a single Corylus avellana chromosome ca3, CavTom2PMs-1.0 genomic window:
- the LOC132174784 gene encoding uncharacterized protein LOC132174784 → MEALSRMILAAVNRGLIEGFQVNLAKSVLILVGNVEQVDRLAGILGCGVASLPVKYLGLRLGASCKAKHIWDGVIEKIECRLAGWKMLYLSKGGRVTLITLSPTCLLTICLFSLFRLVLLSGLRSCSRIFYGVV, encoded by the exons atggaaGCTTTAAGTAGGATGATTTTGGCGGCAGTTAATAGGGGGCTAATAGAAGGTTTCCAG GTTAACTTGGCCAAGTCGGTGTTAATTCTagtggggaatgtggagcaagtggaCAGGTTAGCCGGTATTCTAGGGTGTGGGGTTGCTTCTTTGCCAGTAAAGTACCTTGGTCTGCGGCTGGGGGCCTCTTGTAAGgctaagcatatttgggatggagttatcgAGAAGATAGAATGTCGGTTGGCCGGTtggaaaatgttgtatttgtcgaagggTGGAAGAGTCACGCTTATCACACTCTCGCCAACTTGCCTACTTACtatttgtctcttttccctattccGGTTAGTGTTGTTAAGCGGATTGAGAAGCTGCAGcaggattttttatggggtggtcTAG